In a genomic window of Roseiflexus castenholzii DSM 13941:
- a CDS encoding response regulator transcription factor, which produces MTARLSVSEETVKTHVASILRKLGLAHRTQAAIYALRYGWVGR; this is translated from the coding sequence ATCACAGCGCGCCTGTCGGTGAGCGAAGAGACCGTCAAAACGCATGTCGCCAGCATCCTGCGCAAACTCGGACTGGCGCACCGCACCCAGGCAGCGATCTACGCCCTGCGCTATGGGTGGGTCGGGAGGTGA
- a CDS encoding ligase-associated DNA damage response DEXH box helicase, whose protein sequence is MRRFEQYWHSIADIYDHAMHHALRPIEEWFARRGWTPFPFQQEVWQAYLAGESGLIHATTGAGKTYAAWLGAVAEWLADKSSTRTTPALRVLWITPLRALVADTVEALRAPLDDLDVPWQVEARTGDTSAAVRARQRLRLPAALVTTPESLSLLLTQPEWRDLFADLRLVVVDEWHELLSTKRGVQVELALARLRGLHPHLRVWGVSATMGNLDAALDALIPVIEGQPSRARIVRGLLPKPMVIETLLPETIERFPWAGHLGLTLLPQVVATIERGKTSLVFTNTRSQAEIWYQALLEARPDWAGMLALHHGSLDRKVREWVEEALRARRLRCVVCTSSLDLGVDFSPVDQVIQIGSPKGVARLLQRAGRSGHRPGAVSRVTCAPASALELIEIAAARDAIAQERIEARQPLETPLDVLVQHLVTCALGGGFTADELLAEVRSTRAFRRLSDAEWQWALDFVVRGGASLHAYPEFHRVVKRDGRYVVANAEVARRHRINIGTIVSETTLKVQYTRGGVLGAVEESFAARLKTGDVFFFAGKALEFVQLRDTTVFVRKAERREGVTPRWMGGRMPLSTELSRAIRAWIEEARNGILRGAEMEAVRPLLEVQARWSLLPDADELLIERVQTREGHHLFVYPFEGRLAHEGMAALIAFRLSRLRPITFTMAMNDYGFELLAPEPAPLEEALGVVFDSARGAQRWSIAGADAPLFSVQRLADDILASLNATEMMKRQFREIARIAGLVYEGYPGEKSARQVQASSSLMYDVFAQYDPENRLLEQARREVLERQLEQSRLAAALARVAAGRIVVVDTPRPTPFAFPLLVDRLRESLSSEKLADRVRKMQLALEREA, encoded by the coding sequence GTGCGCAGATTTGAACAGTATTGGCACTCAATCGCCGACATCTATGACCATGCCATGCACCATGCGCTGAGACCAATCGAGGAGTGGTTTGCGCGTCGCGGATGGACGCCTTTTCCCTTTCAACAGGAGGTCTGGCAGGCATACCTGGCGGGCGAAAGCGGTCTGATCCATGCCACAACCGGCGCCGGGAAAACATACGCCGCCTGGCTGGGAGCAGTCGCCGAATGGCTGGCTGACAAGTCATCAACCCGCACAACGCCAGCGTTGCGTGTGCTGTGGATCACGCCACTACGCGCGCTGGTCGCCGATACCGTCGAAGCGCTACGAGCGCCGCTCGATGACCTCGACGTTCCCTGGCAGGTCGAAGCGCGCACCGGCGACACGTCCGCCGCCGTGCGCGCCCGCCAGCGTCTCCGGTTGCCGGCAGCGCTGGTCACCACCCCCGAAAGCCTCTCACTGCTGCTCACCCAACCCGAATGGCGCGATCTGTTCGCCGATCTACGGCTGGTGGTCGTCGATGAATGGCACGAACTTCTCTCGACCAAGCGCGGCGTGCAGGTCGAACTGGCGCTGGCGCGGCTGCGCGGGTTGCACCCCCATCTGCGCGTCTGGGGAGTGTCGGCAACAATGGGAAACCTGGACGCAGCGCTGGATGCATTGATCCCTGTGATCGAGGGGCAACCATCGCGCGCCAGGATTGTGCGCGGTCTGCTTCCGAAGCCGATGGTGATCGAGACTCTGCTTCCCGAAACGATAGAGCGTTTTCCGTGGGCAGGGCATCTGGGGTTGACACTGCTGCCGCAGGTCGTGGCAACGATTGAGCGGGGGAAAACGTCGCTGGTATTCACGAACACGCGATCTCAGGCAGAGATCTGGTACCAGGCGCTACTAGAGGCGCGTCCTGATTGGGCAGGCATGCTGGCGCTCCACCACGGATCGCTGGATCGCAAGGTGCGTGAATGGGTCGAGGAAGCGCTGCGCGCACGTCGCCTGCGGTGCGTAGTCTGCACCTCGAGTCTCGACCTGGGAGTCGATTTCTCGCCCGTGGATCAGGTCATTCAGATCGGCAGCCCCAAAGGAGTGGCGCGCCTGTTGCAGCGCGCCGGTCGCAGCGGACATCGTCCCGGCGCCGTCAGCCGGGTGACGTGCGCACCGGCGAGCGCCCTGGAGTTGATCGAAATCGCGGCAGCCCGCGACGCGATTGCGCAGGAACGGATCGAAGCGCGCCAACCGCTGGAGACGCCGCTTGATGTGCTGGTGCAACATCTGGTCACCTGCGCGCTGGGGGGCGGTTTCACCGCCGACGAACTGCTCGCCGAAGTGCGATCCACTCGCGCCTTTCGCCGTCTGAGCGACGCTGAATGGCAGTGGGCGCTCGACTTTGTGGTGCGGGGTGGCGCATCGTTGCACGCCTACCCGGAGTTTCACCGCGTCGTGAAACGCGACGGTCGCTATGTCGTAGCAAACGCGGAAGTTGCGCGTCGCCATCGGATCAACATCGGCACAATCGTAAGCGAGACGACATTGAAGGTGCAGTACACGCGCGGCGGCGTGCTCGGCGCGGTCGAGGAGTCGTTCGCAGCGCGGTTGAAAACGGGCGATGTCTTCTTCTTCGCCGGGAAGGCGCTCGAATTCGTGCAGTTGCGCGACACAACCGTCTTTGTGCGCAAGGCGGAACGGCGTGAAGGCGTAACGCCGCGCTGGATGGGCGGGCGCATGCCGCTGTCAACCGAACTATCGCGTGCCATTCGCGCCTGGATTGAAGAAGCGCGCAATGGCATCTTGCGCGGCGCCGAGATGGAAGCGGTGCGCCCACTGCTCGAAGTGCAGGCGCGCTGGTCGCTGCTCCCCGACGCCGACGAACTGCTGATCGAACGCGTGCAGACGCGGGAAGGGCATCACCTGTTTGTGTACCCTTTCGAGGGACGGCTGGCGCATGAAGGGATGGCGGCGCTGATCGCATTTCGTTTGAGCCGTCTGCGCCCGATCACCTTTACGATGGCGATGAACGATTATGGCTTCGAGTTGCTGGCGCCAGAACCGGCGCCGCTTGAAGAAGCGCTTGGCGTGGTGTTCGATTCCGCGCGCGGCGCGCAGCGATGGTCGATTGCCGGCGCAGACGCGCCGCTCTTCAGCGTCCAACGGCTGGCGGACGACATTCTCGCCAGCCTGAACGCCACCGAGATGATGAAGCGCCAGTTTCGTGAAATTGCCCGGATTGCCGGGCTGGTGTACGAAGGATACCCTGGCGAAAAGAGCGCGCGCCAGGTGCAGGCGTCGAGCAGCCTGATGTACGATGTATTTGCGCAGTATGATCCAGAAAACCGATTGCTCGAACAGGCGCGGCGCGAGGTGCTGGAGCGCCAGCTAGAGCAGAGCCGCCTTGCGGCAGCGCTGGCGCGCGTCGCCGCAGGGCGGATTGTCGTGGTCGACACACCGCGCCCGACGCCGTTCGCCTTTCCGCTGCTCGTCGACCGTTTGCGCGAAAGTCTCAGTTCCGAAAAACTTGCGGACCGGGTGCGCAAGATGCAACTGGCGCTGGAACGGGAAGCGTAA
- a CDS encoding DevR family CRISPR-associated autoregulator, whose protein sequence is MSDNLKPIYSLSICGRLTLELHSLNNEGGEGNQTMTRTVAVVDTAGNVHKVNAISGDMFKHIQAEHFYLLARENKMPLCKGCETFRADRILGDAEFLKDLPDTDSAAITNLLKKCALEDTEGTLIARGARSIPRKSVAEFSWVVGLPDKVRTESYFHVRYAQERGGEDVSQPIFHRPASSGVYASVANFELARIGFNDVSQTYAIADDERLRRHQTFLRSVLYTYVEPAGAMRNTQNPHILNFEGVVTASYGVLPAPTISPLADDYKEQVQAVARALDGDGKLEVHTFANTAEFAAVMQKIIQETKPYQLFAQGG, encoded by the coding sequence ATGTCCGACAACTTGAAACCGATCTACAGCCTCTCCATCTGCGGTCGCCTGACCCTGGAACTGCACTCCTTGAACAACGAGGGCGGCGAGGGCAACCAGACCATGACCCGCACCGTGGCCGTGGTGGACACCGCCGGCAACGTGCACAAGGTCAACGCCATCAGCGGCGATATGTTCAAGCACATCCAGGCCGAACACTTCTACTTGCTGGCGCGGGAGAACAAGATGCCGCTGTGCAAGGGGTGCGAGACCTTCCGCGCTGATCGCATCCTGGGAGATGCGGAGTTTCTGAAGGACTTGCCGGACACCGACTCGGCGGCCATCACCAATTTGCTGAAGAAATGTGCCCTGGAGGATACCGAGGGCACCCTCATCGCCCGCGGCGCCCGCTCGATCCCGCGCAAATCGGTGGCCGAGTTCAGTTGGGTGGTGGGCCTGCCCGACAAGGTGCGCACCGAGTCGTACTTCCACGTGCGCTATGCCCAGGAGCGCGGCGGCGAGGACGTGAGCCAACCGATCTTTCACCGGCCGGCGTCGTCGGGCGTCTATGCATCGGTGGCCAACTTCGAGCTGGCGCGCATCGGCTTCAACGATGTCAGCCAGACCTACGCCATCGCAGACGACGAACGGCTACGGCGCCATCAGACCTTCCTGCGCAGCGTGCTATACACCTACGTGGAGCCGGCCGGCGCCATGCGCAATACCCAGAACCCCCACATCCTCAACTTCGAGGGGGTGGTGACGGCCAGCTACGGCGTGTTGCCGGCTCCCACCATCAGCCCGCTGGCCGATGACTACAAGGAGCAGGTGCAGGCGGTGGCAAGGGCGCTGGACGGCGACGGCAAGCTTGAGGTGCATACCTTCGCCAACACGGCCGAGTTCGCCGCCGTCATGCAGAAGATCATCCAGGAGACGAAGCCGTACCAGTTGTTCGCCCAAGGAGGCTGA
- a CDS encoding DUF6444 domain-containing protein, translated as MLSNYAAWACYETVVPEEVHRRAARCEWPATPTHGSWCKIAKCKRSVLAAQCLDQCISDQDTLIRAVTTRKAQRVTVQGFIPPLDDIPRFRDTGAMDDPLPPPDGIPPDVWNTWSLAARVLITTLVQQVAALTTRVQDLEQRLAQTSQNSSKPHSSDPPSAPLRPAKTPRGRPRGGQPDHPGATRERRETDTIVPLRPTACPQCATTLAPTLPDATPPQTTQGWELPPIILIVTDYV; from the coding sequence GTGCTGTCAAACTATGCAGCATGGGCATGCTATGAAACCGTTGTGCCGGAAGAAGTCCATCGCCGAGCGGCGCGCTGTGAATGGCCCGCCACGCCAACGCACGGCAGTTGGTGCAAGATTGCGAAGTGCAAACGGTCGGTGCTGGCAGCGCAGTGCCTGGATCAGTGCATTTCAGATCAGGACACCCTAATCCGCGCAGTCACGACCCGGAAAGCGCAGCGCGTAACCGTTCAGGGGTTCATCCCGCCACTTGACGACATCCCCCGTTTCCGGGATACTGGTGCGATGGACGACCCACTGCCGCCACCAGATGGCATTCCTCCCGACGTGTGGAACACGTGGTCGCTCGCGGCTCGTGTGCTGATCACGACGCTGGTCCAGCAGGTCGCTGCGCTCACCACGCGCGTGCAGGACCTCGAACAGCGTCTCGCCCAGACCAGCCAGAACTCGTCCAAACCGCACTCCTCCGATCCGCCCAGCGCCCCACTTCGCCCGGCGAAAACGCCGCGTGGGCGGCCGCGTGGCGGTCAGCCCGATCATCCCGGCGCCACCCGCGAACGGCGCGAGACCGACACCATCGTGCCACTCCGTCCCACCGCCTGCCCGCAGTGTGCGACGACCCTCGCCCCAACCCTGCCGGATGCGACCCCACCGCAGACGACCCAGGGGTGGGAATTGCCACCGATCATCCTGATCGTGACCGACTACGTGTAG
- a CDS encoding BCD family MFS transporter, translating into MRWTTIFRLGLINVAVALTAVPIESTLNRVMISELRLPASLVALLIALPYAFSPIQIWIGSFSDRHPLLGLRRTPYTVIGLLLCAGGSALSPTAAFAMAENFWAGLPLGLLAFGAWGMGFNFATVSYLSLATDLSGEEHRARTVGVMWFMLIVSVIIAGVSLSRMLRDYTPAALFTAFYGVCAVALLIGIAALWGLEARDDEAAPAERRSFAQMIATVAGTPQARLFFIYLVLLLIAILGQDVLLEPFAADVFGVPVEVTTRYTSIWGAALLVGLLATSPLARRRGKPFAAAIGGTLVAIGLVLIALTGILGMPEIFTPSLILFGFGSGVSTAANLALMLDMTIPGQIGAFVGAWGVANSMARLLGTVLSGVTRDILTDLFNDRMPGYVIVFLLQAAAMAASLALLPRISTARFRHEMAPSARELAALAGEAQG; encoded by the coding sequence ATGCGCTGGACAACCATCTTCCGGCTTGGACTCATCAACGTCGCCGTTGCACTGACGGCCGTTCCCATCGAAAGCACGCTCAACCGGGTCATGATCAGCGAACTGCGGTTGCCTGCCTCGCTCGTGGCGCTGCTGATCGCGTTGCCCTACGCTTTTTCGCCGATCCAGATCTGGATTGGGTCATTCTCAGATCGCCATCCCTTGCTGGGGCTTCGCCGCACACCCTACACGGTCATCGGGCTGCTGCTGTGCGCTGGCGGGTCGGCGCTCTCGCCGACGGCGGCATTTGCCATGGCGGAGAACTTCTGGGCAGGGTTGCCGCTGGGGCTGCTGGCATTCGGCGCGTGGGGCATGGGGTTCAACTTTGCGACGGTATCGTACCTGTCGTTGGCGACGGATCTCTCTGGCGAAGAGCACCGCGCCCGCACCGTCGGCGTCATGTGGTTTATGCTGATTGTGAGTGTCATCATTGCCGGAGTAAGCCTTTCGCGGATGCTGCGCGACTACACGCCGGCGGCGCTGTTCACGGCGTTCTACGGAGTGTGCGCTGTTGCGTTGCTGATTGGCATCGCCGCACTCTGGGGGCTTGAAGCGCGCGACGACGAAGCGGCGCCCGCTGAGCGGCGCAGTTTTGCGCAGATGATCGCCACGGTCGCCGGAACGCCGCAGGCACGCCTATTTTTTATCTATCTGGTACTACTGCTGATTGCCATCCTGGGGCAGGACGTGCTGCTCGAACCATTCGCCGCCGACGTGTTCGGCGTACCGGTTGAAGTCACAACGCGCTACACCTCGATCTGGGGCGCAGCGCTACTGGTTGGACTGCTGGCGACGAGTCCGCTGGCGCGACGGCGCGGAAAACCATTCGCCGCCGCAATCGGCGGAACGCTGGTTGCGATCGGGTTAGTGTTGATCGCGCTGACCGGCATCCTGGGCATGCCGGAGATCTTCACGCCGAGTCTGATCCTCTTCGGATTTGGCAGCGGCGTTTCGACCGCCGCGAACCTGGCGCTCATGCTCGATATGACCATTCCGGGGCAGATCGGCGCTTTTGTCGGCGCGTGGGGCGTCGCCAATTCGATGGCGCGTCTGCTGGGAACCGTGTTGAGCGGCGTCACCCGTGACATTTTGACCGACCTGTTCAATGATCGCATGCCCGGATACGTTATCGTCTTCCTGCTTCAGGCTGCTGCGATGGCGGCGTCGCTGGCGCTGCTGCCGCGGATCAGCACCGCGCGCTTCCGCCACGAAATGGCGCCGTCGGCGCGTGAACTCGCGGCGCTTGCCGGCGAGGCGCAGGGGTAA
- a CDS encoding CRISPR-associated endonuclease Cas1, producing MIVKSRGVSISTDAILACAEGGTALPIVSGGGARSGAALYTTRLTGFVLIHRAQLQAYTDQRALTLAATIVLSKNR from the coding sequence GTGATCGTGAAATCGCGCGGGGTGAGCATCTCCACTGATGCTATCCTGGCCTGCGCCGAAGGCGGCACTGCCCTACCTATTGTCTCCGGCGGGGGCGCGCGGTCCGGCGCCGCGCTCTACACTACCAGACTCACCGGCTTCGTGCTCATCCACCGCGCGCAATTGCAGGCCTACACCGATCAGCGTGCCCTGACCCTGGCCGCGACCATCGTGCTATCCAAGAATCGGTAA
- a CDS encoding nucleotidyltransferase domain-containing protein, with the protein MKPVDHIPEIVRRIVQVSNPVKIVLFGSHARNAAGPDSDLDLLVVLAHSDHPRQDSWRIRRALRRLLVSVDIVVATTEQVQRLAQTPGLIYRTALQEGTVLYERTG; encoded by the coding sequence ATGAAACCTGTCGATCACATACCGGAAATCGTTCGAAGGATTGTTCAGGTCAGCAATCCTGTCAAAATCGTTCTGTTCGGTTCGCATGCACGGAACGCCGCCGGTCCTGACAGCGACCTGGATTTGCTTGTCGTTCTCGCGCATTCCGACCATCCGCGACAGGATAGCTGGCGAATACGACGTGCTCTACGCCGTTTGCTGGTCTCTGTCGATATTGTGGTCGCCACCACCGAGCAGGTGCAACGACTTGCTCAAACGCCGGGATTGATCTATCGTACTGCGCTGCAAGAAGGGACGGTGCTGTACGAACGCACCGGGTAA
- a CDS encoding response regulator — MRPIRIAPADNQSVARHELGAYLATQPGITIIGEAASGEEALHHASDWQADVIVMDILAPGGIDGIETTRRLKRLLPQTQIVILSGYADDAWIIGTLRAGAIMHVEKNSQPEQLLEAVRSAKPCSSHRLCNGSFRRRRCGMATRSPNARGTCRACWRRG; from the coding sequence ATGCGTCCCATTCGCATCGCGCCGGCCGATAATCAGAGCGTTGCCCGACACGAGTTGGGCGCCTATCTCGCCACCCAACCCGGCATCACCATCATTGGCGAAGCGGCCAGCGGCGAGGAAGCGTTGCACCACGCATCGGACTGGCAGGCGGATGTAATCGTGATGGACATACTGGCGCCAGGCGGAATCGACGGAATTGAAACGACCCGCCGGTTGAAACGTCTCTTGCCGCAGACACAGATCGTCATTCTGAGCGGATACGCCGACGACGCGTGGATCATTGGCACACTACGCGCCGGCGCGATCATGCATGTCGAAAAGAACAGCCAGCCGGAACAATTGCTCGAAGCGGTGCGCAGCGCAAAGCCGTGTTCGAGCCATCGCTTATGCAACGGGTCGTTCAGGCGCAGACGATGCGGCATGGCGACGCGCTCACCGAACGCAAGGGGGACGTGCCGCGCCTGCTGGCGGAGGGGCTGA